In the Flavobacterium sp. 90 genome, CGGATTCCCTCCTAATTATTACAAAACCGGCGAAAAAGTAACTAAAGAGAAAAAATAATGAAACAAATACTTATAGCTTTTCTTTTTGTGAGTTGCACCGTTTTCGGTCAGCAAACCATTTCTAAGGAACTTACTTATAATGAGTTTCTTGGATATGTAAAAAAATATCATCCATTGGTAAAAAGTGCTAATCTGGAAGTAAGCGAAGCACAAGCCAATTTGATGATGGCAAGAGGTGGTTTTGATCCAAAGATTGAAGTTGATTTTAGTAAAAAACAATTCAAAGACAAAGAATATTATTCGATTCTAAACAGTAGTTTCAAAATCCCAACCTGGTACGGAATTGAGCTAAAAGCCGGATTTGACAATAACGAAGGTTATTATCTTAATCCCGAAAATACAACTCCAAATGCAGGTTTAACTTCATTTGGAATCAGTGTTCCGCTTGGTCAGGGATTGTTTATTAACCAAAGAATGGCAGATCTTCGCAAAGCCAAAATCCAGATAAAACTAAGTGAATCTGAAAGAAAACTTCAGGCTGTGAGCGTTTTATATGATGCTTCACTTGCTTATTTTAATTGGAAGAAGAATTTTGAAGAAATGAAGCTTTACGAAAATTACAACAACAACGCTGTAATCCGTTTAGAAGGAATAAAATCCTTAATTATTCAAGGCGACAAACCTGCGATAGATAGTATTGAAGCCGGAATTATTGTAAAAAACAGAGCTTTAAGTCTTGAAGATTCTAAACTGAAACTTACAAAAGCAAAACTGGAATTGTCAAATTTTATGTGGCTTGAAAACAATATTCCGTTAGAGATTTCAGATGATCTTGTTCCCGAAGCAGCGCTCGAATCTACATTGCAGGAAACTTTAAAAACAAACGATTTATTGCAGGGAGATTTTAGCTTAGCTACACATCCAAAATTAAACGCGATGCAAAATAAAATAGATATGCTGACGGTTGATAAAGATCTTAAAAAGAATATGTTATTGCCTAAAATAAACATTGGTTATTCCTATTTGTCTGAACCTGCTTATATTGACAATTATCGCTTTGACGATTACAAAATTGGACTGGAATTTTACTTTCCATTATTTCTGCGAAAAGAACGCGGAAGTTTGAAATTGGCAAAATACAAGCTTCAGGAAAATCAATTTGCTTTGGCTTTAGAGAAAACACAATTAGCAAACAAAATAACGGCTCAAAAAACAGAAATTCTTTCGCTTGTAAAACAGAAAAAACTAGCCAAAGATTTAGTCGACAATAATATGACGATGCTAAACTCTGAGGAACGTTTATTCACTTTTGGAGAAAGTTCTTTGTTCCTGATTAATACTCGGGAGAATAATTTAGTAAGCGCAAAATTAGCTGCGATCGCTCTCGAAAACAGATTTTATATCTCCAATTCAGAGTTATTCAAAATCATGGCAAATCCTGATTGATTTTTTTCACCATATAAGTGATATAAGTTATTATAGGCTGTTGCGGTATTCTTATGTTATTTTTTTTAGCCACGGATTATTATGATTAAATGGATTTTTTATCTTTTTTGAACTTAAAATTTGTGCTTTACAAAGTAGACATTCCAAACTTATAATAACTTATATCACTTATATGGTTTTAATTAATAAAATAATGGTATGTCCATTCGACACAATAGATTACGATTCCTATAAGTCCGCCAACGAGAGTTCCATTGATTCTGATGTATTGCAGATCTTTCCCGATTTCGAGTTCTAATTTTTCAGAAACCTCTTTTCCGTCCCAGCTTTTTACGGTGGAAGAAATCAAATCTCCAATTACTTTTTTATTGTTCAAAAGAATCGAAAGTAAATCATTTTTGATAAAATTATCGATCTTATCAATCATTACAGGATCTTCTTTTATTCCGTTTCCAAAACCTTGAATTAAGCCTGAAATATTTTTCTTAATCGAAGATTCCTCGCCTTTTTCTAAATCATTGGTAATTGACAATTTTATTTCGTCCCAAATTCCGTTGATATAATCCTGAACTTCTTTTTTACCGGCAAAACTCAGAATCATATTATTGATTTTGATTCTCATTTCTTCTGAGTTTTTCACCTTATCCAGAAAGTCATAAACATATTCGTCAATCTTAATTCTGATGGCGCTTCCAGGATGTTTAGCTTCATTTAAAAAATCGGCTAAACCATTAAAAACACCTTCTGTAATGCTTTTATCGGCTAAGCCAAAACTCAAAAATGGCGTTGATTCTTTTACTTTTTTCCGAATTAAATCTTTATTGTTTGTAAGTTCCGTGCTCATCACATTCAGAAGATTAGTTAGCAATTCGTCTTTTACATTTCCTTTCTGCAAAGGTTCTAAAGCAAGCGCAACCCATTCTCCAAAATTAATTCCTTCGAGTTTTTCCTTAAATTGAATTTGGATAAAGCGCTTTATATCTTCATCTTTTATTGTTTTTAAAACTCCGGGAATAATATTCAAGACAACCAAATTGGCAATTTTATTCGCATTTTCGTCAAGCGAAAGCCATTCTGAAGCTTTTGTAGCAAAGTTGAATTCCTCTATTTTAACTTCCAGTTTTTCGCGATTTAGAAATTCTTCCGAAACAAAATTTCCCAGATTTTCACCAATCTCATTTTTCTTCGTCGGAATAATCGCCGTATGCCAAATTGGGATTCCCAACGGATGACGAAATAAAGCTACAACCGCAAACCAATCGGCGATTCCTCCAACCATTGCCGCTTCGCTAAAAGCCTGCAGCATTGGAATTTTAAAATAAATAGCGATTATAAATAAAAGTACCGCAACACCTAAAAGTGATAAAGCATTCCCTTTCATTTTATTTAAAGCTTTCTTTTTGAATATATTTTCTTGATCTATAGACGTTTCCATATTTTAGTAGTTTTAAGTCTTACTAATTTACGGCTTTTCTGTCAAATAATAATTTTAAAAGGGTTTGCCACGAATTGCACTAATTTTCACTAATTACTTTGTGTTTAAATTCTAAGAAATAAAATTCGTAAAATTCAATTTTTACATCAGAATTCATTCGTGTTAATTCGTGAAATTCGTGGCGAAAATCCAAACTATTAACATTCATGTTAATTCATAAAATTCGTGGCAAAAATTTTCAATAAAAAATAATATTAAAATCGTACTTTTGCGAACTGAAAATCTGAAAAATATGATTATCCAAAAAAGTAGAGAGGAAATTGAATTAATGCGCGAAAGTGCTTTGATCGTATCGAAAACATTAGGAATGATTGCTTCTGAAATTAAAGAAGGAGTTACCACATTATACCTTGACAAATTAGCTGAGGAATTTATCCGTGATCACGGTGCGGTTCCTAGTTTCTTGGGATTGTATGATTTTCCGAATTCACTTTGTATGAGTCCAAACTCTCAGGTTGTACACGGAATCCCGAATAATACTCCATTGCAAAGTGGTGATGTTATTTCGGTAGATTGTGGTGCATTCAAAAATGGATATCACGGTGATCATGCTTATAGTTTTGAAATTGGAGAAGTTGCTCCCGAAGTTAAAAAACTTCTACAAGTAACTAAAGAATCTCTTTATGTAGGAATTAGAGAATTTAAAGCTGGAAATCGCGTTGAAGATGTTGGAAACGCAATTCAAAAATATACTGAATCTCACGGTTATGGAGTTGTTCGCGAATTAGTTGGTCACGGTTTAGGGCAAAAAATGCACGAAGAACCAGAAATGCCAAACTACGGAAAACGTGGTCGCGGTAAACTTTTTGTTGAAGGAATGGTTGTTGCAATTGAGCCAATGATCAACATGGGAACAAGAAACATAAAACAACATAAAGACGGCTGGACAATTACAACTGCTGACGGAAAAGCAAGTGCGCATTTCGAACACGACGTAGCTTTAATCGATGGAAAACCAGAGTTATTATCAACTTTCCAATACATCTATAAAGCTCTTGGAATCGAAAGCAATGAAGAAGACGAATTCAGAAAAGTGCCGTTAGTTCTATAAAACACTAATTCCACAAATTTCCACGAATTAATATAACGCTGAAAATTTCGCTAATGATTATGAATGAGTTGTATTTAAAAGAGGAATCTTATAAAATTATTGGAATCTGTATGGAAGTTCATAAAATCCTGGGAAAAGGACATAGTGAAAAGTTTATGGAGATGCGTTGGAATATGAATTTCAAAAGAATAAAATTCCTTATAGTCGGGAATTGAAATACAATATCGCTTACAAAGACATAATTTTATCTAGTTATTACTTTGCTGATTTTGTAGTTTTTGACCAAATTATTTTGGAATTAAAAGCAATCATGACACTCTCAAGTAGTGAAATAAAACAAACATTAAATTACTTGGCTGCTTCAAAAAACAAACTGGGATTGCTGGTTAATTTTGGAGAAGACAGTCTAAAATATAAAAGAATAATACTTTAACCCAAATCAAAGGTTCGTGAAATTTCACCACAACATTAATCCGTGTTAATTAGTGAAATTCGTGTTCAAATCATCAAATCGTGAAAAAACTTTTTAAATTAGTTTTAAATACAATTCCAAGACCATTGTTAATTCGTTTGAGTTATGTGGCACGTCCAGTTTTAGCTTTCTCATTAAGAGGAGATAAATTTACAGATCCTATCGATGGCAGAAGCTTTAAATCGTTTTTGCCTTACGGATACGGAAAACAACGTAATAATGTGCTTTCGCCAAGTACGCTTTCTCTGGAAAGACACCGTTTGCTTTGGTTGTATTTAAACGATCAGACTGATTTTTTTACAGCACCAAAAAAAGTACTTCATTTTGCTCCGGAACAAGCTTTTTATAAAAGATTCCGTAAGCAGAAAAATCTAGATTACACAACAACTGATTTATTTTCGCCTTTGGCAGATGTAAAAGCAGACATTTGCAATTTGCCTTTTAAAGACAATGAATACGATGTTATTTTGTGTAATCACGTTTTAGAACATATTCCGGATGACACAAAAGCGATGCGTGAATTATATCGCGTTTTAAAACCAGGCGGAATGGCGATTTTACAAATTCCACAGGATTTAAATCGTGAAGTTACTTTTGCCGACGATACTATTACAGATCAAAAAGAGCGTGCGAAAATTTTTGGACAATACGATCACGTTCGTATTTATGGACGCGATTATTTTGACAAATTAAGAAGCATCGGTTTCATCGTAATCGAAGAAGATTATACTAATAAAATTTCTCCTGAATTGGTAGAAAAATACTGTTTGGCAAAAGGCGAAATTATTCCGCTTTGCTTTAAACAGGAAAACTAATTTTCTCACCATATAAGTGATACAAGTTCATTTAAAAGAGTTTTCAAATTTTTGATATTTTGAAAACTCTTTATTTTTTTGCCCAATCTCTAAATTATAAGCCAACCAAATCCCTAAACCTTGGAACCTACAAAACCTTATCAATTTTGCTTTGACATCAGTTTTGAAAAAAATTTGAATGTTTATATCCCAACTGCATATATCATTGAGAATACCGATGATATTAAATATCTAGAAAAAAAAGCGAGTGCAGATGTACTTGAAAGTTTTGGAGTTCTTTTTGAGAATTTAGATTCCAATACAAAAAAGATCCTGACGGCTTGCGACTCTTTAAAATCTGAATTTATTTTCAAGAAATTCAGCGCCAAAATCAAATCGGCTAAAACAATTTCTGATTTACAGAAAGATTCCAAAATTGAATTTGCGATTCGACAGCATTTAAAATTTAACTTAGAATCCTTTTACAATCTTATTGTAAAAGAACAATTTCCGTTATCTGCTAATATGAGTGCAGAAAAGGATTTTTATCGATGGAGAGTCGACACGAATCCGCTAGAGTTTGAGCCTCAAATTCAATTTGACAAACATACGGAAGGAATTACTTATACTCTGGCTTTAAAAGAAAACGAAACTTCATTTCTGCCAATGAATAAAAGTATCGATATTCTTCTGGACGAACCAGGCTGGTTGATTATTGATAAAAAATTAGGGCGTTTGAAAGAACTTAATGCTAAAAAACTTTCGCCTTTTTTAAAGAAAAAATCCATCGAAATACCTTCAAAACTAGTTGATAATTACTTTAAGAATTTCATTCCTGAAATAGCAAAAAAAATTGATATTGAAGCAACAGGTTTTGAAATTGAACTTCGTGACAAGATAATTTCCTGCACGATTCAGCCTGTTTATGATTTCTTTAAAAACTGTTATTACCTCAACCTTTATTTTGAATATAACGGATATTTATTTGACGCCAGTAAAACTAAAAAGACACATACATTTGTTGATTTTAGCGTTGCAAATGAACCGAAAATAATTCAGTTTAAACGAAATTCTGATGAAACTTTATACACCGATAAATTAAAGGAAATTGGTTTAATAAAAATCAAAAATGAATTATTCGGATTGAATTCAGATTCAGAAATTCAAGATCCATATTCTAATGTTCAATTTGTTATTAATCGTAAGGAAGATCTGGAAAGTTTAGGTTTTACTATTCACAATTTGAAACTGGAAAGCAGAGAAATTATTTCGGAAAATCATACGGTTACAACTTCAAAAGGAGAAACAAAAGAAGATTGGTTTGATATCAAAATCATCATTTCTATTGGAAGTTACACGATCAATTTCAGCGAAATTATTCTGAATATAAAAAGCAAAGAAAGACTCTTTTTATTGCCTGACGGAAATTATTTTTTGATTCCGTTAGAATGGCTGAGCAAATATAGTTCGCTGGCAAAACTTGCAAAAACAGAAAACGGAAATCTACTTTTACGCAAAACAAATTTTGCAGCTTTAGATGCAATTCCGGAAATCAAAAACGATTTAAATCCAATTCAGAAAGCTGAATATGTGGCTTCAGATTTGCTAAAAGCAACTTTGAGACCTTATCAAATTGATGGTGTAAAATGGCTTTTGGGTCATTTTAATTCGAATTTAGGCGCTTGTTTGTCCGACGATATGGGACTTGGTAAAACCTTACAAACTTTGGCTGTTTTAGTCGCGGTGCAGGAACAGTTAGGTTTTACAACCAAAACCACCAATTTTGATTTGTTTGCAAATGAAACTACAATTGAAAGAGAACCTTTAAAAACGCTGATTGTTTTACCTTCTTCATTGGTTTTTAACTGGTATAATGAAGCTGCAAAATTTACGCCTCATTTTTCTAAAATGCAGTATGTAGGCAATGACAGAAAGTTGCTTGCAAGCAGATTAGAAACATCAGATTTGATTTTTACAAGTTATAGTATTGTTCATCGTGATATTTCAATTTTAGAAAAATACAATTTCCGTTATTTAATTTTGGACGAAAGTCAATATATTAAAAACAAAGATTCTAAGATTTTTAAAGCCATTAATAAAATCAATACAAATCATAAAATCGCTTTAAGTGGTACGCCTATCGAAAATTCGCTTGACGATTTATGGTCACAAATGCAGTTTATAAATCCGGATATTTTAGGCAGTTATAATTTCTTTGCTGAAAATTTTAAGATTCCAATTGAGAAAAAACAAGACGAAAACAGTTTATCTGAATTGAAAAATCTTATTCAGCCTTATATTTTAAGACGAACCAAAGAGCAGGTTTTAAAGGATTTACCAGAATTAACGGAGCAGATTTATTATTGCGATATGGATCCTGAACAGGAAAAATTATACGAGAAAGAGAAATCAAAAGCTCGTAATTTTCTATTAAAAACAGACGGATCTGGTCCTGATAAAATTAACATTATCAATACTTTGATGAAGTTAAGACAGCTGAGTAATCACCCAAAAATGGTAGATCAGGAATCTGAAATTGACTCCGGAAAATATATTGCCGTTACTAATTATCTGGAAACTTTAGTAAAAGAGAAACAAAAAACGATCATTTTTAGTTCGTTTGTTACTAATTTGAATTTTTATACGGATTGGTGCAAGGAAAATAAAATAGGATTTTGTCAAATAACAGGTGAAACTCCAGCCAAAAAACGAGAACAGCAAGTAAATTTATTTCAGGAAAAAGAAGAGCCTTTGCTGTTTTTTATTTCTCTAAAAGCTGGTGGAGTTGGATTGAATATTACCAAAGCTTCTTACGTTTTATTCCTGGATCCTTGGTGGAATCCTTTTGCTGAAAAGCAAGGAGTTGGTCGAGCGCACAGAATTGGACAATTAAATAAAGTAAATGTTGTGAGGTTTATTTCGAAAAATACCGTGGAGGAAAAAATCATCAAACTTCAGGAAAACAAAAAACTTCTATCTGATTCACTTTTAGAAGAAAGTTATATCAACGACGAAATCGAAGTTAATCTGGAATACATCTTGGGTTCTTAATAACTTGTTTTCAAAACCAATAAATTGGCATTATATTCGTACATAAAATTGTTATATTTACAATCTTACAACGTAATATGATGCCAAAATTTTTATTTAGAAATCTCCTCTTACTTTTCATTTTTACTTCGGCGACAGCGCAGGAAGTACAAACAGAAGTAGTTCCTCCATACAATATCAAAACCGTTTCATTTGTTCAGAATGGTAATAATGTTGTTCCGATATTTCAATTGGGCGATACATTTCAATTTCAATTTGATGATTTATTTGGCAATGAAGCGAATTATTACTTTGAAGTCGTGCATTGTGATTACAATTGGATTCCAACTGATATTCCTAAAACAGATTATATTAGTGGTTTCGACAATCAACGAATTACTGATTATGTAAATTCATTTAATACACTTCAGGTTTATTCTCATTATCGACTTCCTTTTCCAAACCAGTTTACTAGTCAGTTACGAATTTCAGGAAACTATATTTTGAAGATTCTTAACGAAGACAGAGAAGTTGTTTTTTCCAGAAAGTTTATCCTGTATGAAGAGCATTCTACTGTTACGGCTCAGGTAAAAAGAAGCCGCGATGTTACTAATATAGATTATAAACAAAACTTGGATTTTGCAGTTTTATCAAATGATATTGTTTTTCAAACTCCATTGCAAAACATAAAAATTCTTTTGTTACAAAACGGAAATTTCAATACTGCTATAAAAAATATTCCGCCACAATACACGATTGGAAATCAATTGGTTTACAAATACAATAAGGAAACTCAATTTTGGGGCGGAAATGAGTTTTTATATTTTGAAAATAAAGACATTCGCGCAGGAAGTAATAATGTTGCAAAAGTTGGCGCAAACAATGACATATACAACTCTTATTTGTATACAAATTTGGCACGCGCCAATCAGATTTATACTTTGAATCAGGATGTGAACGGGAATTTTGTTGTAAAAAACATCAATGCTTCTAATAACGAAATCGAAGCTGATTATGCGTGGGTTTATTTCAGCTTGTCTGCTCCCACTTTCAGATCCTCAAGCAAAGACATTTATATTACAGGAATGTTCAATAATTACAGCCTTTCACCAGAATATAAAATGGACTATAATGCAGAGAAAGGACTTTTTGAAAAAGCAGTTATGATTAAGCAGGGTTTTACTAATTTTCAATACACAATTGCCGATAAAAAAGGTGTTATTGACAATGAAAATGCTATTGATGGAAATTTTTATCAAACTGAAAATGAGTACACCATATTAGTTTATTATAAAGAAACCTCAGATCGCTATCAAAGAGTTATCGGAAAAGGAAATGCGAACTCAATAAACATCATAAATTAAAACATTGTTCATCATTCATTAAAACATTGTTAAGGTTTCGGGCGGAATGATTTTTTTTTGTAGATTTGCACATATAACGCACACATATATACTACTTTAGTATGGTTTCTCAAATTACAAGAGGCATAAAAATATCTGTTTTGACTAGTTTTGAAGGTACTTACTTCAAAAACTACAAGATTCATTTTGCCTTTAGTTATGTTGTTACAATCGAAAATCACAGTAAAGATTCTGTTCAGTTAACATCTCGTCACTGGGAGATTTTTGACTCTTTAAACGACTTAGAAGTTGTTGACGGAGAAGGCGTTATTGGAAAAAAACCGGTTTTAAAACCCGGAGAAAATCACACTTACAGCTCTGGTTGTTTACTATCATCGCCTTATGGCGCTATGAAAGGTCATTTTAATATGATCAATTTTACGACTACAAAAACATTCAAAGTTATTGTTCCTACTTTTAGAATGTGTGCTCCGTTTGCTTTAAACTAATTTATAGTTTAAAAACTGCACTTTTTATCGTTATCTAAATCATAAATTTATCAAATTATTAATTTATCCTTTGTACTTTTGTGCAACGTTAGATTATTCGTAACAATCAAATCGTCTAACGCATAAATTGTCTAATTATCTAATTTTAAATAACATGCTAAAAGGATTCTTTCATGTACCAAAAGCGGTAAACGAACCGGTAAAAGGCTACGCACCTAACTCACCAGAAAAAGCAGCTGTTCAGGCAGCTTATACCACAATGTGGAATTCTAAAATTGACGTTCCTTTATATATTGGAAGCGAAGAAATCAGAACTGGAAATACAAGAACAATGTCAGCTCCACACGATCACAAACATATCGTAGGAACTTATCATTTAGCTGAAAAACAACATATAGAAAAAGCAATTGCTAATGCACTTGAATCAAGAAAAGCATGGGCAAATATGGCATGGGAACAACGTGCTGCTATTTTCTTAAAAGCTGCTGAACTTATTGCAGGTCCATACAGAGCGCGTATTAATGCAGCTACAATGATTGGACAATCTAAAAATATTCATCAGGCAGAAATCGATGCTTCTTGCGAATTGATTGACTTTTTACGTTACAACGTAGAATTCATGACGCAAATTTATAACGATCAGCCAAAATCAGATTCTTCTGTTTGGAATCGTTTAGAATACAGACCTCTTGAAGGTTTTGTTTATGCTATTACTCCTTTTAACTTTACTGCTATTGCTGCAAATCTTCCTGCAAGTGCTGCAATGATGGGTAACGTTGTAATCTGGAAACCAAGTGATAGTCAGGTTTTCTCTACACAAATTATCATCGAAGTTTTCAAAGAAGCTGGTGTTCCTGATGGAGTTATCAACGTTGTTTTTGGAGATGCTTTAATGATTACTGATACAGTTTTAGCAAGTCGTGATTTCGCTGGAGTTCACTTTACTGGATCAACTCATGTATTTAAAGATATCTGGGCTAAAATTGGTGCAAATATTCACAATTACAAAACATACCCAAGAATCGTTGGAGAAACTGGTGGTAAAGATTTTATCATTGCACACCCAAGCGCTAACGTAAAACAAGTGACTACGGGAATTACTCGTGGTGCATTTGAATTTCAAGGGCAAAAATGTTCTGCAGCTTCAAGAGCTTATATTCCACAAAGTTTATGGCCTGCTGTAAAAGAGCAATTAATTGCTGATGTAAAATCAATGAAAATGGGTTCTCCGGAAGATTTCGGAAACTTTATTACTGCGGTTATTCACGAAGGTTCTTTTGACAAATTAGCAAGTTATATCGATCAGGCTAAAAAAGACGCTGATGCTGAAATCATCGTTGGAGGAAACTACGATAAATCAGTTGGATACTTTATTGAGCCAACGGTTATTGTAACTACAAACCCAAAATACACTACAATGGAAACCGAATTATTCGGACCAGTTATTACTATTTATGTGTATGAAGATGCAAAATGGGAAGAAACTTTAGAATTAGTTGATACTACTTCTGAGTATGCTTTGACTGGAGCTGTATTTAGCCAGGATCGTTACGCTATTGAAGTAGCAACTACGAAATTGCAAAATGCTGCTGGTAACTTCTACATCAATGATAAACCAACGGGAGCTGTTGTAGGAATGCAACCTTTTGGTGGAGCAAGAGCTTCAGGAACTAACGATAAAGCTGGTTCTGCATTGAACTTATTACGTTGGGCTTCTCCTAGAACTATCAAAGAAACTTTTGTAACTCCAGAAGATTACAGATACCCTTTCTTAGGATAATATTTTTGATTTTAGATTTTAGAAATCAGATTTTAGATTATAAAAAAGCCGCAATTTCATTCTGAAATTGCGGCTTTTGGTCTTATGGCATTAGTTACTTAGTATTTTTCAGATCTTTTGTTCTTTAAAATCTACAATTTAAAACTTGAGATTGTATGAAAACTATCTGCTTCTTTATTTTTTTCTCCTTCGAAAGTATCATAGTTTACTACTAACAATTTTTCTTTATAAACAATAGTCTCACAAGGATTATCTAATTGTCCGTCAGAACCGTCAGCATCATCATTTTCCCAAATTAAAGAAATAGTATTCGTATCTAAATTGAGTTGATGCACACTATTATTTTCATAATTGGCTATAAAAATGGAGTTTCTTTTTTCATCATAAAAAAAGCCATCACAACATTTTAATTTATCCGAATCAAAAACAACTTTTTTAGATTTCACTTTTCCATCGCTATAAAACTCTATTTTAGTAATTACTCCATCACCAAAATTTCCTGCATATAAATTTCCTTTTTTATCAAAAGCAATTCCATCAATCCCGATTGTTCTCTTGGTAACTTCAGGTTTTAAAGTAAAAGTTGCAATCAGGTAATCTTTCTTATTTGATGAATTCAGAACGATATTTTTCTTGTTTAATTCTTCTAATGAAAAACTATAAATTCCGCTTTCTCTTCTGTTTTCAAACAAAGCGTCTGTTATATAAATTCGGTTTTTAGACCATCTTACAGCTTCTCCAAAATTAAATCCTTCGGCTAAAACCTCAGCATTTATGGGTTTTCTGTCTTTTACGATAATTCTTAGTAATCGCGAGAAATTCTCTTTTTCAGCAAAAAACTGATTGTCCATTATATATAAATTCCCATCTGGTCCAAACTCTATTCCCATTGGATGTACTTTTTTTGTTACGGGATGCAACGGTAATTTGTCGAACCATGTTACAGGTTTGTCATTTTCATCGAAAGTCAAGATTTTGCTTCCGTACTTTTCAAACGAAATTGGATTTGTAATCGAAAGAAATAAATTTCCTTTTTTATCCAGAGCCATTCCGTCTGGAGTTTGGCAAGTTTCGCCCAGATCTGCAAACAAAGTAGGTTTAATTACTTTAGAAGTTTCGCTATATTTAATTTCTTGTTTGTTTTCTTGCGAAAATAAATTTGAAGTACTCATTAAAATCAGAATACCAATTGCGTTTTTAATTATTCTTTTCATTTCGTTTTAAGTTAGTTTATTATTTTAAAGAGGTTTTACTTCAGCATTTCACTTAGAAATACAATCAATACAAGAATAAATTTGATCATAATTATTTTTTAAGCGAATATAAATGCATGAAGTTTTGAGAATTAGAGCCGCAATCGAAAAGACCGTTTTAGCAACCAAATAACAAATAATTCGATTCTATTGTGTTCGTATGCTGAAACGCTGTTTTCGAAAGCAAAAACCCATTATTTATAGCAATAAACAAAGCTTAGTTTTATATTTTGCTATCTTGCTCCCAATTAAATATTCTATGAATTTCATCCAAAAAATTGATATAAAAAGAGTCGCACTTCATTGTTTCTACTGGATTTTCTTTTTATTCTTTTATTATTCGAATAAATCTGACAACGAAAACTCTTATGCTTTTCTATTTATTTATTCCTGGAAAATTGTAGCACAAGCATCCGTTGGGTATGGTTTGATTTATTGGATTATTCCTCAGACACTAAACAAAAAGAAATATTTACTTTTTATAGTTTCCTCTTTGGGTTGGCTCTATTTCGTTTATGCTCTTTTAATGATTTTAAAATTTTATTATCTCGAAC is a window encoding:
- the map gene encoding type I methionyl aminopeptidase produces the protein MIIQKSREEIELMRESALIVSKTLGMIASEIKEGVTTLYLDKLAEEFIRDHGAVPSFLGLYDFPNSLCMSPNSQVVHGIPNNTPLQSGDVISVDCGAFKNGYHGDHAYSFEIGEVAPEVKKLLQVTKESLYVGIREFKAGNRVEDVGNAIQKYTESHGYGVVRELVGHGLGQKMHEEPEMPNYGKRGRGKLFVEGMVVAIEPMINMGTRNIKQHKDGWTITTADGKASAHFEHDVALIDGKPELLSTFQYIYKALGIESNEEDEFRKVPLVL
- a CDS encoding DUF445 domain-containing protein yields the protein METSIDQENIFKKKALNKMKGNALSLLGVAVLLFIIAIYFKIPMLQAFSEAAMVGGIADWFAVVALFRHPLGIPIWHTAIIPTKKNEIGENLGNFVSEEFLNREKLEVKIEEFNFATKASEWLSLDENANKIANLVVLNIIPGVLKTIKDEDIKRFIQIQFKEKLEGINFGEWVALALEPLQKGNVKDELLTNLLNVMSTELTNNKDLIRKKVKESTPFLSFGLADKSITEGVFNGLADFLNEAKHPGSAIRIKIDEYVYDFLDKVKNSEEMRIKINNMILSFAGKKEVQDYINGIWDEIKLSITNDLEKGEESSIKKNISGLIQGFGNGIKEDPVMIDKIDNFIKNDLLSILLNNKKVIGDLISSTVKSWDGKEVSEKLELEIGKDLQYIRINGTLVGGLIGIVIYCVEWTYHYFIN
- a CDS encoding TolC family protein, yielding MKQILIAFLFVSCTVFGQQTISKELTYNEFLGYVKKYHPLVKSANLEVSEAQANLMMARGGFDPKIEVDFSKKQFKDKEYYSILNSSFKIPTWYGIELKAGFDNNEGYYLNPENTTPNAGLTSFGISVPLGQGLFINQRMADLRKAKIQIKLSESERKLQAVSVLYDASLAYFNWKKNFEEMKLYENYNNNAVIRLEGIKSLIIQGDKPAIDSIEAGIIVKNRALSLEDSKLKLTKAKLELSNFMWLENNIPLEISDDLVPEAALESTLQETLKTNDLLQGDFSLATHPKLNAMQNKIDMLTVDKDLKKNMLLPKINIGYSYLSEPAYIDNYRFDDYKIGLEFYFPLFLRKERGSLKLAKYKLQENQFALALEKTQLANKITAQKTEILSLVKQKKLAKDLVDNNMTMLNSEERLFTFGESSLFLINTRENNLVSAKLAAIALENRFYISNSELFKIMANPD
- a CDS encoding GxxExxY protein, with amino-acid sequence MEYEFQKNKIPYSRELKYNIAYKDIILSSYYFADFVVFDQIILELKAIMTLSSSEIKQTLNYLAASKNKLGLLVNFGEDSLKYKRIIL
- a CDS encoding class I SAM-dependent methyltransferase, which encodes MKKLFKLVLNTIPRPLLIRLSYVARPVLAFSLRGDKFTDPIDGRSFKSFLPYGYGKQRNNVLSPSTLSLERHRLLWLYLNDQTDFFTAPKKVLHFAPEQAFYKRFRKQKNLDYTTTDLFSPLADVKADICNLPFKDNEYDVILCNHVLEHIPDDTKAMRELYRVLKPGGMAILQIPQDLNREVTFADDTITDQKERAKIFGQYDHVRIYGRDYFDKLRSIGFIVIEEDYTNKISPELVEKYCLAKGEIIPLCFKQEN